A single region of the Arvicanthis niloticus isolate mArvNil1 chromosome 28, mArvNil1.pat.X, whole genome shotgun sequence genome encodes:
- the Frmd1 gene encoding LOW QUALITY PROTEIN: FERM domain-containing protein 1 (The sequence of the model RefSeq protein was modified relative to this genomic sequence to represent the inferred CDS: inserted 1 base in 1 codon), translated as MNSELRDILVILPTWEQLRLSVQVTATGQELFQQVCDXAHIREAHIFGLSVFRDNEYVFMDLKQKLSKYFSKDWKTDIHKGDKRPRAPFIAFFRVLFYVGNGKAISDKTARHLYYCHLKEQVLRSRCMHREEAYFLLAACGLQADLGNHQESVHVGRYFEPHAYFPQWIINKRGVDYILRHVPAIHHEQQGLTPKEAILRFIRDACQLEDVPVHFFRMYKEKKEDHPTILLGLSLKGVTIYQGKKLEIQPEGLLATHKLLFYTGHTWRSRYLLQLLRTTHQLHLSLQPVLQWLQQLEEAGKKKSYRESYISDPLDLDPHSRNALGNEDNKSSRQHLLPCLSLCSQSNASSHTASIKPNSQ; from the exons AtgaactcagagctcagggaCATCTTGGTGATACTGCCTACCTGGGAACAACTGAGGCTGTCAGTGCAG GTCACAGCCACAGGACAAGAGCTCTTCCAGCAGGTGTGTG ATGCACACATTAGAGAAGCTCACATTTTTGGTCTCAGTGTGTTCAGAG ACAATGAGTATGTGTTCATGGACTTGAAGCAAAAACTCAGCAAGTACTTCTCAAAGGACTGgaagacagacatacacaaa GGGGATAAGAGACCTAGAGCACCCTTTATCGCCTTCTTCAGAGTGCTGTTCTACGTGGGAAATGGGAAGGCTATAAG TGACAAGACAGCTCGACACCTGTACTACTGCCACCTGAAGGAACAGGTGCTGAGGTCCAGGTGCATGCACAGAGAAGAGGCTTACTTTCTACTGGCTGCCTGTGGGTTACAGGCTGACCTGGGTAACCACCAGGAGTCGGTCCATGTGGGCAGGTACTTCGAGCCTCACGCCTATTTCCCACAGTGG ATTATCAACAAGAGAGGAGTTGATTACATCCTAAGGCATGTGCCTGCCATTCACCATGAACAGCAGGGTCTGACTCCAAAGGAGGCAATACTTCGCTTCATCAGGGATGCCTGCCAACTTGAGGATGTTCCTGTCCACTTCTTCAGGATGTACAAG gaaaagaaggaggatcACCCTACTATTCTCCTGGGACTCAGTCTGAAGGGAGTGACCATCTACCAG GGGAAGAAGCTGGAAATCCAGCCAGAAGGACTGTTGGCAACACACAAGCTGCTGTTCTACACGGGCCACACCTGGCGCTCTCGTTACCTGCTGCAACTGCTTCGTACCACCCACCAGCTCCACCTCAGCTTACAGCCTGTGCTGCAGTGGCTACAGCAGCTGGAGGAGGCAGGAA AGAAGAAGAGCTACCGAGAATCCTATATCAGTGACCCTCTGGACCTGGACCCACACAGCAGAAATGCCCTGGGCAATGAGGACAATAAAAGCAGCAGACAACAtctcctcccctgcctctcacTCTGCTCCCAAAGCAATGCCAGCTCTCACACGGCAAGCATCAAGCCTAACTCCCAGTAG